A genome region from Pseudomonas helmanticensis includes the following:
- a CDS encoding carbon-nitrogen hydrolase family protein yields the protein MRVALYQCPPLPLDPAANLQRLHQLAMEAKGADLLVLPEMFMTGYNIGAEAVSTLAEVYNGEWAQQIGRIAKAAGLAIVYGYPERTADGQIYNAVQLIDSHGERLCNYRKTHLFGDLDRSMFSPGEDDFPIVELNGWKLGFLICYDLEFPENTRRLALAGAELILVPTANMIPFDFVADVTVRSRAFENQCYVAYANYCGHEGDIHYCGQSSLAAPDGSRIAQAGLDEALIIGELDRQLMLDSRAANLYLSDRRPELYGALNQR from the coding sequence CTGCAGCGCCTGCATCAACTGGCGATGGAGGCCAAGGGTGCGGACTTGCTGGTGCTGCCGGAGATGTTCATGACCGGCTACAACATCGGGGCCGAGGCGGTCAGCACGCTGGCTGAGGTCTACAACGGAGAATGGGCGCAACAGATCGGCCGGATCGCCAAGGCAGCCGGGCTGGCGATTGTTTACGGGTATCCGGAACGCACCGCTGACGGTCAGATCTACAACGCCGTGCAGTTGATCGATTCGCACGGTGAGCGCCTGTGCAATTACCGTAAAACGCATCTGTTTGGTGATCTGGATCGCTCGATGTTCAGCCCGGGTGAGGATGATTTCCCCATCGTCGAACTCAATGGCTGGAAGCTAGGTTTCCTGATCTGCTACGACCTGGAATTTCCGGAAAACACCCGGCGTCTGGCACTCGCCGGCGCCGAGTTGATTCTGGTGCCGACCGCGAACATGATCCCGTTCGATTTCGTCGCCGATGTCACCGTGCGTTCGCGCGCCTTCGAAAACCAGTGCTACGTGGCCTACGCCAACTATTGCGGCCACGAAGGCGACATCCATTATTGCGGGCAAAGCAGCCTCGCCGCGCCGGATGGTAGTCGCATCGCCCAGGCCGGACTCGACGAAGCGTTGATCATCGGCGAGCTTGATCGGCAGTTGATGCTCGACTCGCGCGCAGCCAATCTCTACCTCAGCGATCGTCGCCCCGAGCTTTACGGCGCGCTGAACCAGCGCTAA